The Paenibacillus sophorae genome has a segment encoding these proteins:
- a CDS encoding TetR family transcriptional regulator C-terminal domain-containing protein, with translation MAKRSYDSERVRQDVLKEAEGLFSRKGYTATSIADISKATGHSKGHIYYHFKSKEELFVALAQQTMRSWGERWRERALTCSSPSDKLYAIADFVMNNYKQDLLKAGQELAALPDVQPSTLQALYGLASTPMGAYREIIGEGMANGDFKRGDADRLSLLFGGWLGGLNVYVHTLDKETLQDLYRETASLFLRAISE, from the coding sequence GTGGCCAAAAGAAGCTACGACAGCGAACGGGTCCGGCAGGATGTGCTGAAGGAAGCCGAAGGGCTGTTCTCGCGAAAAGGGTATACCGCCACCTCGATCGCGGATATTTCCAAGGCGACTGGGCACAGCAAAGGTCATATATATTATCACTTCAAGAGTAAAGAGGAGCTGTTCGTTGCTTTGGCACAGCAGACGATGCGAAGCTGGGGGGAGCGCTGGCGGGAGCGCGCTCTAACTTGCTCCTCACCTTCGGATAAACTGTACGCCATTGCCGATTTCGTGATGAACAACTATAAGCAGGATCTGCTGAAAGCGGGGCAGGAGCTGGCGGCGCTCCCTGATGTACAGCCGTCGACCTTGCAGGCGCTATATGGATTGGCAAGTACGCCGATGGGGGCTTACCGCGAAATCATTGGGGAAGGAATGGCAAACGGCGACTTCAAACGAGGGGACGCGGATCGGCTCAGCTTGCTGTTTGGCGGATGGCTCGGCGGGCTTAATGTGTATGTGCACACGCTGGACAAGGAGACGCTGCAAGATCTGTACAGGGAGACGGCGTCCTTGTTTTTACGGGCGATTTCCGAGTAG
- a CDS encoding methyl-accepting chemotaxis protein, translating into MKWFYNFKTAVKLLLAFSVLGIMVVFVGLNGIKQQEEMNNRLNDMYQNHLLAIKPLMETKDLFNQSRNELRKLYMNSGSESSLTIKSLRDDMTAASERLEEFKRTELTAESQEQLPVLETALDSYNRSVDEIIQMASSHQNNQLIQLLNDPNGVYAQGRDDTLAALDKLIDINAGEAQRAEQAGKEAFASGRELVYWITAAALAVTIVTGIFVSGIISRPLRKIGSVAKQAAEGELGIASGIGTTDEVGVIANAVDTMILNVRKVVDRILLNAESLEAASKQISVTSKEIAGSNSNRAESEGKINVLFKELTDVINSVAQNTKQAAELSEQSARIIDKGTEVVNISMNSMNDVRVHMAELEKNSLVIGGIVEMIEDIADRTNLLALSAAIEAARAGEQGRGFAVVADEVRKLAESSSSAEKEIIGMIKGLQEKIKLSVAAVEESVTYSHRTAETFGDIQKIVSETGAKVTNIAAASEEQSVQAAGAWDAVESITAATKVAAAASEKMAATAQTLAQMADELQKSVSIFKIDRHEETERESQ; encoded by the coding sequence ATGAAATGGTTCTATAATTTTAAGACCGCTGTTAAGCTCCTGCTTGCTTTTTCCGTTCTTGGCATTATGGTAGTGTTCGTAGGTCTAAACGGTATTAAGCAGCAGGAGGAAATGAATAACCGGTTGAATGACATGTATCAGAATCATCTCCTGGCAATCAAGCCGCTCATGGAAACTAAAGATTTGTTCAACCAATCGAGAAATGAATTACGTAAATTATATATGAATAGCGGAAGCGAGAGCTCATTAACGATCAAATCACTGAGAGACGACATGACTGCTGCCAGCGAGAGACTGGAGGAATTCAAGAGGACAGAGCTTACTGCGGAATCCCAGGAACAATTGCCGGTTTTGGAAACGGCTCTGGACAGCTACAATCGGTCTGTTGATGAAATCATTCAAATGGCGTCAAGCCATCAAAACAACCAGCTGATTCAACTGCTTAATGATCCTAACGGAGTATATGCCCAAGGAAGAGACGACACCTTAGCCGCGCTCGATAAGCTGATTGATATCAACGCAGGCGAAGCACAAAGGGCCGAGCAGGCAGGGAAAGAGGCGTTTGCCTCAGGCCGGGAGCTTGTTTATTGGATTACTGCAGCGGCGTTGGCTGTAACTATCGTTACGGGTATTTTTGTTTCCGGCATTATATCTAGACCTCTTCGAAAAATAGGGAGCGTTGCCAAGCAAGCTGCAGAGGGAGAACTGGGAATCGCATCAGGCATTGGCACAACAGACGAGGTTGGAGTAATAGCAAACGCTGTGGATACGATGATCCTAAATGTGCGAAAAGTAGTAGACCGTATTCTTCTCAACGCTGAAAGCTTGGAGGCCGCTTCGAAGCAAATCTCTGTTACGAGTAAGGAAATTGCCGGAAGCAATAGCAATCGGGCAGAGTCTGAAGGCAAGATCAATGTATTGTTCAAAGAATTGACCGATGTCATTAACTCGGTAGCGCAGAATACTAAACAGGCTGCCGAGCTTTCCGAACAAAGCGCCAGAATAATCGATAAGGGTACGGAAGTAGTCAACATCTCGATGAACAGCATGAATGACGTTCGTGTCCATATGGCGGAGCTTGAGAAAAACTCGCTTGTGATCGGCGGCATTGTCGAAATGATTGAGGATATCGCCGACCGGACCAACCTGCTTGCCCTTAGTGCGGCTATCGAAGCCGCCCGAGCCGGAGAGCAGGGAAGAGGCTTTGCAGTAGTTGCCGACGAGGTTCGGAAGCTTGCGGAAAGCAGCAGTTCGGCTGAGAAAGAGATCATCGGCATGATTAAGGGCCTTCAGGAAAAAATAAAGCTCAGTGTAGCTGCCGTAGAGGAAAGCGTGACTTATTCCCATAGGACTGCCGAGACCTTTGGGGATATTCAAAAAATAGTCAGTGAAACGGGAGCGAAGGTGACGAACATCGCCGCTGCAAGCGAAGAGCAATCCGTTCAGGCTGCTGGCGCATGGGATGCTGTTGAGAGTATCACGGCGGCAACGAAAGTAGCGGCAGCAGCTAGTGAAAAAATGGCGGCGACCGCTCAAACCTTAGCTCAAATGGCGGATGAATTGCAGAAATCTGTCAGTATTTTTAAGATTGACCGTCATGAGGAGACTGAGCGGGAATCGCAGTAG
- a CDS encoding GNAT family N-acetyltransferase, with translation MQINPQEFSVNGLGYTVRSANVNDAQALSEIRVQIDGETENLDREPGEAFIDIPGFEQIIKTDTESMRNLFLVAAVKDRIVGFSRCEGNQLKRFSHKVEFGICVLKDYWGYGIGKNLLKESISWADSNGIKKITLNGVLETNDKAIELYKKFGFEIEGILKKDKVLSDGKYYNTIVMGRFNG, from the coding sequence ATGCAAATTAACCCACAGGAATTCAGCGTAAATGGGCTGGGCTATACAGTTAGATCTGCAAATGTTAACGATGCACAAGCTTTGTCCGAAATAAGAGTGCAGATCGACGGAGAGACTGAAAATTTAGACAGAGAGCCGGGGGAGGCGTTCATTGATATACCCGGTTTTGAACAGATTATTAAGACGGATACCGAAAGCATGAGAAACCTTTTTTTAGTGGCGGCAGTTAAGGACAGGATCGTTGGATTTTCAAGATGCGAAGGAAATCAGTTGAAACGATTCTCTCATAAAGTAGAATTTGGAATATGCGTATTAAAAGATTATTGGGGATATGGCATTGGGAAAAATCTGTTAAAAGAATCGATTTCTTGGGCTGACTCAAACGGTATTAAAAAAATAACTTTAAATGGTGTGCTGGAAACAAATGATAAAGCCATTGAACTTTATAAAAAGTTTGGGTTTGAAATCGAAGGGATTTTAAAAAAGGACAAAGTTCTTTCGGACGGTAAATACTATAACACCATTGTTATGGGAAGATTTAATGGCTGA
- a CDS encoding FecCD family ABC transporter permease — protein MKAESAHSGAIWGKLLAASLLLILSFAVSLIVGAKSTTLHEAWLALTSQAAGDNITMIREIRLPRVAAGILVGAALAVAGAVMQGLTRNPLADPGLLGITSGGNAALACALAFIPSLNYFGMTVACFLGAAGGALLVFGLGAASRSGLSSVQLVLAGAAMSALLTAIAEGVALYFKISKDVSMWTASGLVGTSWGQVRTIAPFIIVGVLVSAALSRSLTILSLNETSAVGLGMRTTQIKTALYAMIIVLAGASVALVGNMAFLGLMIPHIVRTFAGTDYRTIVPLSAICGAAFMLLADTLGRMVHAPFETPVAAIVAMMGLPFFLITVRKGAKFLS, from the coding sequence ATGAAAGCTGAATCTGCACATTCCGGAGCGATTTGGGGCAAGCTGCTGGCGGCTTCTCTATTGCTTATCCTGTCCTTTGCCGTTTCTCTTATTGTCGGGGCGAAGAGCACAACGCTTCACGAAGCTTGGCTCGCGCTGACATCGCAGGCCGCCGGTGACAATATCACCATGATCCGTGAAATCCGCCTGCCGCGTGTAGCGGCGGGCATATTGGTTGGCGCCGCGCTCGCCGTAGCGGGAGCGGTCATGCAGGGACTGACGCGGAATCCGCTGGCTGATCCCGGCCTGCTCGGCATTACCTCAGGCGGAAACGCGGCACTGGCCTGCGCGCTCGCATTCATTCCCTCATTGAACTATTTCGGCATGACCGTGGCCTGCTTTCTTGGAGCCGCCGGCGGAGCCCTGCTCGTATTCGGACTTGGGGCCGCTTCGAGGAGCGGTCTTTCCTCCGTTCAATTGGTGCTTGCAGGCGCGGCGATGTCGGCATTGCTGACTGCCATAGCCGAAGGAGTCGCATTGTACTTTAAAATTTCCAAAGATGTATCCATGTGGACGGCGTCAGGTCTTGTCGGCACTTCCTGGGGGCAGGTTCGCACCATCGCCCCGTTTATTATTGTCGGAGTTTTGGTTTCAGCGGCTCTATCCAGGTCGCTTACGATCCTCAGCCTGAACGAAACATCCGCGGTTGGCCTTGGTATGAGAACAACACAAATCAAGACCGCGCTCTATGCGATGATCATTGTCCTCGCGGGGGCTTCGGTCGCACTTGTAGGGAATATGGCGTTTCTCGGGCTAATGATTCCGCATATTGTCAGGACATTCGCCGGAACCGATTACCGGACTATTGTGCCGCTGTCTGCCATCTGCGGAGCGGCATTCATGCTCCTGGCCGATACGCTGGGACGGATGGTTCACGCGCCGTTTGAAACGCCAGTCGCGGCGATTGTTGCGATGATGGGATTGCCGTTCTTCCTGATCACCGTGCGGAAAGGAGCGAAGTTTCTGTCATGA
- a CDS encoding GNAT family N-acetyltransferase: MNNLAIKTCSETDLELLAELNRQLIEDEKHDNKMDTVQLKERMKNFLDGDYQAYLFLEDDDVKGYALVHHGSSPLYVRHFFICRHCRRQGYGLAAFRKLSGFLDTDRLDIEVMYWNERAYAFWKSLGFRERSVYMRLEP, from the coding sequence ATGAACAACTTGGCTATAAAGACCTGTTCGGAGACCGATTTGGAGCTGCTGGCGGAACTTAACCGGCAGTTGATCGAAGACGAGAAGCATGATAACAAGATGGATACCGTTCAACTAAAGGAGCGTATGAAGAATTTTTTGGATGGGGATTACCAAGCGTATCTGTTCTTGGAGGACGATGATGTCAAAGGCTACGCCCTTGTCCACCATGGCAGCAGCCCGCTGTATGTTAGGCATTTTTTTATTTGCCGGCACTGCAGAAGACAAGGCTACGGCCTGGCTGCTTTCCGTAAGCTGTCGGGGTTTTTGGACACGGACAGGCTGGATATCGAGGTGATGTACTGGAATGAACGAGCCTATGCATTTTGGAAGTCGCTCGGATTTAGAGAGAGAAGCGTTTATATGAGGTTGGAACCTTGA
- a CDS encoding methyl-accepting chemotaxis protein gives MKVRSKLIVLVALLIAALAGSSILAVTSIRGIAEEAQNLRELNELQRDMKQVQYLLAGLANDERGYLLTGQTEFTGEMQTKMGNINKLLQTMTPALKSKYGSAMQEIEGALTKLFQLNSEMVRLRGSGSVQQAENLHFEQERSLRKQNVNPAVEKVVKLLAEEAAPVEQHIKENSARSQTILLTVAILSVILGTAASILLLRIILKPLRLLNEQMNEIAAGEADLTRTIRIAQKDEFGMLAGSFNAFIASLREIVGKVSEATSHLSSVSQQFFASVEQSRSTSQLIAGSMQTIADRASEQNRLAAVNANQTRESLERIESISHHSSDMASASLSMHERAGAGEQTIARMVEKMNDIKRAVNEADSRLTLLSGQTVKIAEITSLINEISEQTHLLALNASIEAARAGEAGRGFDVVAGEVKKLAGYSAESAKEISELIGNIRENANLALSSMTDVKARTAEGNEITSHSLDQFQEILRSISEVSGKTSEISGSAQLMRSQFTVVSQSMETVGIGTSDISAGTQEIAAATEEQLASGEEMRFAAESLSAMAGNLQSLISRFKI, from the coding sequence ATGAAAGTCAGGAGTAAATTAATCGTATTGGTGGCACTGCTGATTGCAGCGCTCGCCGGAAGCAGTATTTTGGCTGTAACATCAATCCGTGGAATTGCGGAAGAAGCACAGAATCTGCGCGAGCTAAATGAACTGCAGCGGGACATGAAGCAGGTTCAATATCTGCTTGCCGGTCTGGCAAATGACGAGCGGGGATATTTGCTTACCGGCCAGACGGAATTCACCGGGGAAATGCAAACGAAGATGGGCAATATTAACAAACTGCTTCAAACTATGACCCCGGCTCTTAAGAGCAAGTATGGCTCCGCGATGCAAGAGATCGAAGGCGCTCTGACGAAACTGTTCCAATTGAACAGCGAAATGGTGCGCCTGCGCGGCAGCGGCTCTGTGCAGCAGGCCGAAAATTTACATTTCGAACAAGAGCGAAGTCTGCGGAAACAAAATGTAAATCCGGCCGTCGAAAAGGTGGTCAAGCTTCTTGCAGAGGAGGCTGCTCCGGTCGAGCAGCATATTAAAGAAAACTCTGCCCGCTCTCAAACCATTTTGCTGACGGTCGCCATTTTAAGCGTGATTCTCGGAACGGCCGCCTCCATCCTGCTTCTGCGAATCATTTTGAAACCTTTAAGACTCCTTAATGAGCAGATGAATGAAATCGCGGCGGGTGAAGCCGACCTTACAAGAACGATTCGGATCGCTCAAAAAGATGAATTTGGCATGCTGGCGGGAAGTTTCAACGCTTTTATCGCATCCTTAAGGGAGATCGTCGGAAAAGTCAGCGAAGCCACCAGCCATCTCTCTTCTGTATCGCAGCAATTCTTCGCAAGCGTCGAGCAGTCCAGGTCCACATCGCAGCTTATCGCCGGATCCATGCAGACCATTGCCGACAGAGCTTCCGAACAAAATAGACTTGCTGCCGTTAATGCTAACCAGACGCGTGAATCATTGGAACGGATTGAGTCCATTTCTCACCACTCCTCGGATATGGCCTCCGCTTCACTCAGCATGCATGAACGGGCCGGTGCCGGCGAGCAGACCATTGCGCGGATGGTTGAGAAAATGAATGATATCAAGCGGGCGGTTAATGAAGCCGATTCGAGATTAACCCTGCTCTCCGGGCAGACGGTGAAGATCGCGGAAATCACCTCGCTGATCAACGAAATTTCCGAGCAGACCCATCTGCTTGCTCTCAACGCATCGATCGAAGCAGCACGAGCGGGTGAAGCTGGCCGCGGATTTGACGTAGTGGCCGGAGAAGTGAAAAAGCTGGCCGGATATTCTGCCGAATCGGCCAAAGAAATCAGTGAATTGATCGGGAATATTCGCGAGAATGCAAATCTGGCGCTCAGCAGCATGACTGACGTCAAAGCCAGAACCGCCGAAGGGAACGAAATAACGAGCCATAGCTTGGATCAGTTCCAGGAGATCCTTCGATCTATCAGCGAGGTATCCGGCAAAACATCGGAAATCTCCGGCTCGGCGCAGCTTATGCGCAGCCAGTTCACAGTCGTATCGCAATCCATGGAAACCGTCGGTATAGGAACAAGCGACATTTCGGCGGGCACTCAAGAGATTGCCGCGGCAACCGAGGAGCAATTGGCTTCCGGAGAAGAAATGCGTTTCGCAGCCGAATCTCTAAGCGCCATGGCAGGAAACCTCCAGTCGCTGATTTCCCGCTTTAAAATTTGA
- a CDS encoding glycosyltransferase, protein MEWLYWLLSGLNALMWGGVALLYTAKVGQIGQLYKTEAMPIEEPPLISVIIAARNEHKALERCIRSLAGQTYSNLEIIAVDDRSTDNTQAIIEEMAAKYPNVSGVYIQELPEHWMGKSHALYEGVKLANGEWLLFTDGDILFQPECVSKAEAYCRKGSLDHLTLIPDFHGNHLFSKLYGAFIFLSASSFGMLWKVKNPKAPQSLGVGAFNLVKRSTYEKIGTHASFSYVTTDDNALGKKIKQAGCRQDAVYGTRMIVVWNWYESLGQLIGSVEKSVFSFRNALTTTLSCLLTMLYPWAGLFIGPMVPRILCAVSLLSVFWLYFVYARHAGGGRWYGIAHPLIGLCLMFGGLRGAFRASRRGGMTWRGTTYDLKNLKS, encoded by the coding sequence ATGGAATGGTTGTATTGGCTGCTATCAGGATTGAATGCGCTGATGTGGGGAGGCGTGGCGTTATTATATACGGCCAAGGTGGGACAGATCGGCCAGCTGTACAAGACGGAGGCGATGCCGATTGAAGAGCCGCCGCTGATCTCGGTGATCATTGCCGCCAGAAATGAGCATAAAGCGCTGGAACGCTGCATTCGCTCGCTTGCCGGTCAGACCTATTCGAACCTTGAAATTATCGCTGTAGATGACCGCTCTACAGACAACACCCAGGCGATTATCGAAGAGATGGCAGCCAAGTACCCTAATGTATCCGGAGTATACATTCAAGAGCTGCCGGAGCACTGGATGGGAAAAAGCCATGCTTTGTACGAGGGAGTGAAGCTGGCGAACGGGGAATGGCTGCTTTTTACGGATGGGGATATCCTATTTCAACCGGAATGTGTATCCAAGGCGGAGGCCTACTGCCGAAAAGGGAGCCTCGATCATTTAACCCTTATTCCCGATTTCCACGGCAATCATTTGTTCTCCAAGTTGTACGGCGCCTTTATCTTTCTCAGTGCGTCGTCCTTCGGCATGCTCTGGAAGGTGAAGAATCCGAAAGCGCCGCAATCGCTCGGCGTCGGTGCTTTTAATTTGGTCAAGCGCAGCACTTACGAGAAAATCGGAACTCATGCGTCTTTCTCCTACGTCACAACGGACGACAATGCACTCGGCAAAAAGATCAAACAAGCGGGCTGCCGCCAGGATGCCGTGTACGGTACTCGGATGATCGTAGTCTGGAATTGGTATGAGAGTCTGGGACAGTTAATCGGGAGTGTGGAAAAGTCGGTGTTCAGCTTTCGGAACGCGCTAACCACAACCTTATCCTGTCTGCTGACGATGCTCTACCCTTGGGCCGGTCTCTTTATCGGTCCTATGGTTCCCAGAATACTCTGCGCGGTGAGCTTGCTGTCGGTATTTTGGCTGTACTTCGTTTATGCGCGCCATGCCGGCGGCGGCCGGTGGTACGGCATCGCCCACCCGCTAATCGGGCTTTGCCTTATGTTTGGCGGACTCCGCGGCGCTTTCCGTGCTTCCCGAAGAGGCGGCATGACCTGGCGCGGCACCACTTATGATTTGAAAAATCTGAAATCCTGA
- a CDS encoding FecCD family ABC transporter permease codes for MAGSKLRSQRTVLLMLFLLISATLFIGMGTGSSSVSYGRILPTLLGDGSFKDEFVLFSIRLPRMLVTLLSGMALSLSGTILQSITRNELADPGIIGINSGAGVAVAVFFLYFPVDAGSFAYVLPIVGFAGGFLASALIYLLSYSRSGGLQPIRLVLTGIGCSLALSGAMIFIISSTDRRKYEFIAKWLAGSIWGTDWPYITALVPWLVILIPYIFYKSRTLNLLALNEQVTVGVGVRLTPERLGLLAAAVALASAAVSITGGIAFIGLVAPHIAKSLVGPRHQLCVPVALLLGGWLLLTADLVGHNLAAPDGIPAGVMAALIGAPYFAYLLLRK; via the coding sequence ATCGCGGGTTCTAAACTCAGAAGTCAGCGAACAGTGCTTCTGATGCTGTTTCTGCTGATCTCGGCAACGCTGTTCATCGGTATGGGGACAGGCAGCTCATCCGTCTCTTACGGCCGTATTCTGCCGACTCTGCTCGGTGATGGCTCCTTCAAGGATGAATTTGTCCTGTTCTCGATCCGGCTGCCGCGCATGCTCGTCACTCTATTGTCCGGAATGGCGTTGTCGCTGTCCGGAACGATTCTGCAATCCATTACCCGGAACGAGCTGGCTGATCCCGGCATCATCGGGATTAATTCGGGAGCCGGGGTCGCGGTTGCGGTTTTCTTCCTCTATTTTCCGGTCGACGCCGGTTCGTTTGCTTATGTGCTGCCGATCGTCGGATTTGCCGGAGGATTTCTCGCCTCGGCGCTGATTTATCTCCTGTCTTACAGCAGAAGCGGAGGGCTTCAGCCGATCCGGCTTGTATTGACGGGGATCGGTTGCTCACTGGCATTGTCAGGAGCAATGATCTTCATCATTTCATCCACCGACCGGCGGAAGTATGAATTTATCGCCAAATGGCTGGCCGGCAGCATTTGGGGTACGGATTGGCCGTACATAACCGCGCTTGTACCCTGGCTCGTCATCCTGATCCCCTACATTTTTTACAAATCGCGGACGCTGAACCTGCTGGCCCTGAACGAGCAGGTAACGGTCGGGGTAGGTGTCAGACTCACCCCTGAACGGCTTGGACTGCTGGCTGCTGCGGTTGCGCTGGCTTCAGCAGCGGTTTCCATAACAGGCGGAATCGCTTTCATTGGACTTGTTGCACCGCATATTGCGAAATCGCTGGTCGGTCCCCGGCATCAGCTGTGTGTCCCGGTCGCGCTGCTGCTCGGCGGCTGGCTGCTGCTGACCGCCGATCTTGTCGGCCATAACCTTGCAGCTCCGGACGGCATTCCGGCCGGTGTTATGGCCGCTTTAATCGGCGCGCCGTATTTTGCCTATTTGCTGTTGCGAAAATAA
- a CDS encoding iron-hydroxamate ABC transporter substrate-binding protein — protein sequence MKKLWFPVLILMTIIVSACGSNSGNSGGAAARSSPTSGNASATASPESSATAETGTESGTGTITYQSESGPVEVPANPQRVIVLSSFAGNVLSLGVNLVGVDSWSKMNPNFEDKLKNVEAVSDEDLEKIIELKPDLIIGLDNVKNVDKLKQIAPTVVYTYAKVDYLTQHLEIGKLLNKEREAQAWVDDFKNRMEKAGEEIRAKIGNKTISVIENDAKQFYVFGDHWGRGTEILYQGMKLNMPQKVKDAVAKDGWYALSQEVMPEYMGDYVIFSRSSAMDNAFQQTETYKNIPAVKNNQVYEVDAKAFYFNDALTLDYQLDFITRNLLGK from the coding sequence ATGAAGAAATTATGGTTTCCGGTTCTGATTCTGATGACGATTATTGTCAGCGCATGCGGCAGTAACAGCGGTAATTCCGGCGGCGCGGCGGCGAGGAGCAGTCCAACTTCAGGCAATGCTTCGGCGACGGCAAGTCCCGAAAGCTCCGCAACGGCTGAAACCGGTACGGAAAGCGGCACAGGCACGATTACTTACCAGTCCGAGAGCGGTCCGGTTGAAGTTCCGGCGAATCCGCAGCGCGTTATCGTGCTGTCGTCATTTGCAGGTAATGTACTGTCGCTGGGAGTTAACCTGGTCGGCGTTGATTCGTGGAGCAAGATGAACCCGAACTTTGAGGATAAGCTGAAAAATGTGGAAGCCGTATCCGATGAGGACCTGGAAAAGATTATCGAGCTGAAACCTGACCTGATCATCGGGCTTGACAATGTCAAGAATGTGGACAAGCTGAAGCAAATTGCCCCAACCGTAGTTTACACTTACGCCAAAGTTGATTATTTGACTCAGCATCTGGAAATCGGCAAGCTGCTGAATAAGGAGAGAGAGGCTCAGGCTTGGGTTGACGACTTCAAGAATCGGATGGAAAAAGCAGGCGAGGAGATCCGTGCAAAAATCGGCAACAAGACTATTTCGGTCATTGAAAACGATGCTAAGCAATTCTATGTGTTCGGCGATCACTGGGGACGCGGCACGGAGATTCTGTATCAGGGCATGAAGCTGAATATGCCGCAAAAGGTGAAGGACGCGGTGGCTAAAGACGGATGGTACGCGCTTTCGCAGGAAGTGATGCCGGAATATATGGGCGACTATGTGATCTTCAGCCGCAGCTCCGCTATGGACAATGCCTTCCAGCAGACCGAAACCTACAAGAATATTCCGGCGGTCAAGAATAATCAGGTCTATGAAGTGGACGCCAAAGCCTTCTACTTCAATGACGCGCTGACGCTGGATTACCAGCTTGATTTCATCACCCGGAATCTTCTGGGCAAGTAA
- a CDS encoding ABC transporter substrate-binding protein yields MGAIRTYLKLGELLERYPDKEGVLKEFFDAGSSEELLTRYGADSYLNRMLKSEAKPADTLLSLLNEGEEDRPLPAAGDLDFLGMTICLMRQRFQACFDDWMTDYREETGGAFNCYLPRNCGSGNPYRNVWLAENVRDFPGIVSGCGFSDFFRAEFRDNLLKKNVFQSVDMPINASLSQELIDPFGAYTLYGIYPYVMMIDETRIGSLPRPREWADLMNPVYENNVIVIGSTEKVSELLLMYTHKEHGDEGIRRLGVTIKDGWHGSKMAKTAGSGSTEGAAIYVLPLGFARYSPRPDKVTIVWPEDGAISNPLFMLVRKDRYRDLEPIARYMTGPQLGREVAACSFPALNAEVDNGLPAHAKMKWLGWEYLRSIDLQQLKGHTQSLFQQNWKRNSRVEISK; encoded by the coding sequence ATGGGCGCAATCAGAACGTATTTGAAGCTTGGCGAGTTGTTGGAACGTTATCCGGACAAAGAGGGTGTGCTCAAGGAATTTTTTGATGCGGGCTCGTCAGAGGAACTGCTTACCCGTTACGGAGCGGATTCTTACCTGAACCGGATGCTGAAGAGCGAAGCGAAACCCGCGGATACCCTGCTATCGCTGCTTAATGAGGGAGAGGAAGACCGGCCGCTGCCGGCAGCGGGAGACCTGGACTTTCTGGGAATGACCATCTGTTTGATGCGCCAGCGGTTTCAGGCTTGTTTTGATGATTGGATGACGGATTACAGGGAAGAGACAGGCGGAGCCTTCAATTGTTACCTGCCCCGAAATTGCGGAAGCGGCAATCCGTACCGGAACGTATGGCTGGCTGAGAACGTCCGTGACTTCCCGGGAATTGTGAGCGGGTGCGGCTTTAGCGATTTTTTCCGTGCCGAGTTCCGGGACAATCTGCTGAAAAAGAATGTGTTCCAATCCGTCGACATGCCGATCAATGCTTCACTTTCCCAGGAACTGATTGATCCCTTTGGGGCTTACACGCTGTATGGTATCTATCCCTATGTGATGATGATCGACGAGACCCGGATCGGTTCGCTGCCGCGTCCGAGAGAATGGGCCGATTTGATGAATCCCGTCTACGAAAATAATGTCATTGTCATCGGTTCCACCGAAAAAGTATCGGAGCTGCTGCTGATGTACACGCATAAAGAGCATGGCGACGAAGGGATACGCCGGCTCGGCGTGACAATCAAGGACGGATGGCATGGTTCCAAGATGGCGAAGACCGCGGGCAGCGGTTCCACAGAAGGCGCGGCGATTTATGTGCTGCCTTTAGGTTTTGCCCGGTATAGTCCGAGACCGGATAAAGTAACCATCGTGTGGCCGGAGGACGGAGCGATCTCGAATCCGCTGTTCATGCTGGTCCGTAAGGACCGTTACCGCGATCTTGAGCCGATTGCGCGCTATATGACCGGTCCGCAGCTTGGCCGCGAGGTTGCCGCCTGCTCCTTCCCGGCGCTTAATGCCGAGGTGGACAACGGACTGCCGGCGCATGCGAAGATGAAATGGCTGGGCTGGGAATACCTGCGTTCCATCGACCTTCAGCAGCTGAAGGGCCATACCCAATCGCTCTTTCAGCAGAATTGGAAGAGAAACTCCCGCGTGGAGATTTCCAAATAA
- a CDS encoding GNAT family N-acetyltransferase encodes MKQITLRQSQNSDVETIANLRVIVLRNDLSRLGRFDEEKVRQRFRNTFDPDHTWIIEIDSSFVGCIALKPAVDGYLLEHFYIHPNYQGKGIGSQVLKNLLEQNHVKGKSVVLNVLQGSSARHLYERFGFKVESEDLIDVYMSLEVE; translated from the coding sequence ATGAAACAGATTACTCTTCGTCAATCCCAAAATTCAGATGTTGAGACAATTGCTAATTTACGAGTAATTGTACTGCGTAATGATTTATCCAGATTAGGAAGGTTTGATGAAGAGAAGGTTCGGCAACGCTTCCGTAATACATTTGACCCCGATCATACTTGGATCATTGAGATAGATTCTTCTTTTGTTGGCTGCATCGCTTTAAAACCGGCGGTCGATGGTTATTTACTGGAGCATTTTTATATTCATCCTAATTACCAAGGTAAAGGGATCGGCAGTCAAGTATTAAAAAATCTGCTTGAACAAAATCATGTAAAAGGAAAAAGTGTAGTATTAAATGTCTTGCAAGGGAGCTCCGCCAGACATCTTTATGAACGGTTTGGTTTTAAAGTTGAAAGTGAGGATCTCATAGACGTTTACATGTCTTTGGAAGTAGAGTGA